In Rattus norvegicus strain BN/NHsdMcwi chromosome 1, GRCr8, whole genome shotgun sequence, a genomic segment contains:
- the Fbxo17 gene encoding F-box only protein 17 isoform X9 encodes MGDNSSVHQEGFRGWEVEHGGNGWAVEKNLTMVPGAPSQTCFVTSFEWGARENCGCIYRLRVRLLDEHENEVVKFSASPNPVLQWTERSCRQVSHVFTDFGKGIRYVSFEQYGRDTRSWVGHYGALVTHSTVRVRIRLS; translated from the exons AGGGCTTCAGAGGTTGGGAAGTGGAACATGGCGGGAACGGCTGGGCTGTGGAAAAGAATCTGACGATGGTGCCAGGGGCTCCTTCTCAAACCTGCTTCGTGACTTCTTTTGA GTGGGGCGCCCGTGAGAACTGCGGCTGCATCTACAGGCTTCGGGTCCGCCTACTGGACGAACATGAAAACGAAGTGGTCAAGTTCTCTGCCTCACCCAACCCAGTCCTTCAGTGGACTGAGAGGAGCTGCCGACAA GTCTCTCACGTCTTCACTGACTTTGGCAAGGGCATCCGCTATGTGTCCTTTGAGCAGTATGGAAGAGACACTCGTTCCTGGGTGGGACACTATGGTGCCCTCGTGACCCACTCCACTGTGCGGGTCAGGATCCGTCTGTCCTAG
- the Fbxo17 gene encoding F-box only protein 17 isoform X1, producing the protein MGAQPSRRRMTEAQHMALAELPPELLLQVLSHVPPRALVTRCRPVCRAWRDLVDGPSVWLLQLARDRSAEGRALYALAQSCPADRNGHDDFPLCALARFCLLAPLGRNLIYNSCGEQGFRGWEVEHGGNGWAVEKNLTMVPGAPSQTCFVTSFEWCFKRQLVDLVKEGVWQELLDSAQIEIYIADWWGARENCGCIYRLRVRLLDEHENEVVKFSASPNPVLQWTERSCRQVSHVFTDFGKGIRYVSFEQYGRDTRSWVGHYGALVTHSTVRVRIRLS; encoded by the exons ATGGGAGCCCAGCCCTCGCGACGGCGGATGACCGAAGCTCAGCACATGGCTTTGGCCGAGCTGCCCCCGGAGTTGCTGCTGCAGGTGCTGAGCCATGTGCCTCCTCGCGCGTTAGTGACCCGCTGCCGGCCGGTGTGCCGCGCCTGGCGCGACCTAGTAGATGGCCCAAGCGTATGGCTGCTGCAACTGGCTCGCGACCGCAGCGCGGAGGGCAGAGCCCTCTACGCCTTGGCCCAGAGCTGCCCGGCCGACCGCAACGGCCACGACGACTTCCCACTCTGTGCTCTGGCCCGCTTCTGCCTGCTAGCGCCGCTTGGCCGCAACCTCATCTACAACTCCTGCGGAGAAC AGGGCTTCAGAGGTTGGGAAGTGGAACATGGCGGGAACGGCTGGGCTGTGGAAAAGAATCTGACGATGGTGCCAGGGGCTCCTTCTCAAACCTGCTTCGTGACTTCTTTTGA GTGGTGCTTCAAGAGGCAGCTTGTAGACCTGGTGAAGGAAGGAGTGTGGCAGGAGCTGCTGGACAGTGCCCAGATTGAGATCTACATAGCTGACTG GTGGGGCGCCCGTGAGAACTGCGGCTGCATCTACAGGCTTCGGGTCCGCCTACTGGACGAACATGAAAACGAAGTGGTCAAGTTCTCTGCCTCACCCAACCCAGTCCTTCAGTGGACTGAGAGGAGCTGCCGACAA GTCTCTCACGTCTTCACTGACTTTGGCAAGGGCATCCGCTATGTGTCCTTTGAGCAGTATGGAAGAGACACTCGTTCCTGGGTGGGACACTATGGTGCCCTCGTGACCCACTCCACTGTGCGGGTCAGGATCCGTCTGTCCTAG
- the Fbxo17 gene encoding F-box only protein 17 isoform X6: protein MGDNSSVHQEGFRGWEVEHGGNGWAVEKNLTMVPGAPSQTCFVTSFEWCFKRQLVDLVKEGVWQELLDSAQIEIYIADWWGARENCGCIYRLRVRLLDEHENEVVKFSASPNPVLQWTERSCRQVSHVFTDFGKGIRYVSFEQYGRDTRSWVGHYGALVTHSTVRVRIRLS from the exons AGGGCTTCAGAGGTTGGGAAGTGGAACATGGCGGGAACGGCTGGGCTGTGGAAAAGAATCTGACGATGGTGCCAGGGGCTCCTTCTCAAACCTGCTTCGTGACTTCTTTTGA GTGGTGCTTCAAGAGGCAGCTTGTAGACCTGGTGAAGGAAGGAGTGTGGCAGGAGCTGCTGGACAGTGCCCAGATTGAGATCTACATAGCTGACTG GTGGGGCGCCCGTGAGAACTGCGGCTGCATCTACAGGCTTCGGGTCCGCCTACTGGACGAACATGAAAACGAAGTGGTCAAGTTCTCTGCCTCACCCAACCCAGTCCTTCAGTGGACTGAGAGGAGCTGCCGACAA GTCTCTCACGTCTTCACTGACTTTGGCAAGGGCATCCGCTATGTGTCCTTTGAGCAGTATGGAAGAGACACTCGTTCCTGGGTGGGACACTATGGTGCCCTCGTGACCCACTCCACTGTGCGGGTCAGGATCCGTCTGTCCTAG
- the Mrps12 gene encoding small ribosomal subunit protein uS12m isoform X1 — MSWPGLLHGLTTSLSRGLALAPQLWATRSMATLNQMHRLGRPKEPPKRLGPTEGRPQLKGVVLRTFIRKPKKPNSANRKCCRVRLSTGKEAVCFIPGEGHTLQEHHVVLVEGGRTQDLPGVKLKVVRGKYDCGHVQKKK; from the exons ATGTCCTGGCCCGGCCTTCTCCATGGCCTCACCACGTCCCTCAGTCGTG GCCTAGCCCTAGCTCCCCAGCTCTGGGCCACCCGTTCCATGGCCACCCTGAACCAGATGCACCGCTTAGGCCGCCCGAAGGAACCCCCTAAGCGTCTGGGCCCCACGGAGGGCCGGCCCCAGCTGAAGGGTGTGGTGTTGCGCACATTTATCAGGAAGCCGAAGAAGCCCAACTCCGCCAACCGGAAGTGCTGCCGAGTACGCCTCAGCACCGGCAAAGAGGCTGTCTGCTTCATCCCCGGCGAGGGCCACACCCTGCAGGAGCACCACGTGGTCCTCGTGGAGGGTGGTCGCACCCAGGACCTGCCTGGGGTTAAACTCAAAGTTGTGAGGGGCAAGTATGACTGCGGCCACGTGCAGAAGAAGAAATGA
- the Fbxo17 gene encoding F-box only protein 17 isoform X2, with product MGAQPSRRRMTEAQHMALAELPPELLLQVLSHVPPRALVTRCRPVCRAWRDLVDGPSVWLLQLARDRSAEGRALYALAQSCPADRNGHDDFPLCALARFCLLAPLGRNLIYNSCGEQGFRGWEVEHGGNGWAVEKNLTMVPGAPSQTCFVTSFEWCFKRQLVDLVKEGVWQELLDSAQIEIYIADWWGARENCGCIYRLRVRLLDEHENEVVKFSASPNPVLQWTERSCRQVSPDCSLNPGLLQGLSRLH from the exons ATGGGAGCCCAGCCCTCGCGACGGCGGATGACCGAAGCTCAGCACATGGCTTTGGCCGAGCTGCCCCCGGAGTTGCTGCTGCAGGTGCTGAGCCATGTGCCTCCTCGCGCGTTAGTGACCCGCTGCCGGCCGGTGTGCCGCGCCTGGCGCGACCTAGTAGATGGCCCAAGCGTATGGCTGCTGCAACTGGCTCGCGACCGCAGCGCGGAGGGCAGAGCCCTCTACGCCTTGGCCCAGAGCTGCCCGGCCGACCGCAACGGCCACGACGACTTCCCACTCTGTGCTCTGGCCCGCTTCTGCCTGCTAGCGCCGCTTGGCCGCAACCTCATCTACAACTCCTGCGGAGAAC AGGGCTTCAGAGGTTGGGAAGTGGAACATGGCGGGAACGGCTGGGCTGTGGAAAAGAATCTGACGATGGTGCCAGGGGCTCCTTCTCAAACCTGCTTCGTGACTTCTTTTGA GTGGTGCTTCAAGAGGCAGCTTGTAGACCTGGTGAAGGAAGGAGTGTGGCAGGAGCTGCTGGACAGTGCCCAGATTGAGATCTACATAGCTGACTG GTGGGGCGCCCGTGAGAACTGCGGCTGCATCTACAGGCTTCGGGTCCGCCTACTGGACGAACATGAAAACGAAGTGGTCAAGTTCTCTGCCTCACCCAACCCAGTCCTTCAGTGGACTGAGAGGAGCTGCCGACAAGTGAGTCCGGACTGCTCACTCAACCCTGGCCTGCTCCAAG GTCTCTCACGTCTTCACTGA
- the Fbxo17 gene encoding F-box only protein 17 isoform X3, producing the protein MGAQPSRRRMTEAQHMALAELPPELLLQVLSHVPPRALVTRCRPVCRAWRDLVDGPSVWLLQLARDRSAEGRALYALAQSCPADRNGHDDFPLCALARFCLLAPLGRNLIYNSCGEQGFRGWEVEHGGNGWAVEKNLTMVPGAPSQTCFVTSFEWGARENCGCIYRLRVRLLDEHENEVVKFSASPNPVLQWTERSCRQVSHVFTDFGKGIRYVSFEQYGRDTRSWVGHYGALVTHSTVRVRIRLS; encoded by the exons ATGGGAGCCCAGCCCTCGCGACGGCGGATGACCGAAGCTCAGCACATGGCTTTGGCCGAGCTGCCCCCGGAGTTGCTGCTGCAGGTGCTGAGCCATGTGCCTCCTCGCGCGTTAGTGACCCGCTGCCGGCCGGTGTGCCGCGCCTGGCGCGACCTAGTAGATGGCCCAAGCGTATGGCTGCTGCAACTGGCTCGCGACCGCAGCGCGGAGGGCAGAGCCCTCTACGCCTTGGCCCAGAGCTGCCCGGCCGACCGCAACGGCCACGACGACTTCCCACTCTGTGCTCTGGCCCGCTTCTGCCTGCTAGCGCCGCTTGGCCGCAACCTCATCTACAACTCCTGCGGAGAAC AGGGCTTCAGAGGTTGGGAAGTGGAACATGGCGGGAACGGCTGGGCTGTGGAAAAGAATCTGACGATGGTGCCAGGGGCTCCTTCTCAAACCTGCTTCGTGACTTCTTTTGA GTGGGGCGCCCGTGAGAACTGCGGCTGCATCTACAGGCTTCGGGTCCGCCTACTGGACGAACATGAAAACGAAGTGGTCAAGTTCTCTGCCTCACCCAACCCAGTCCTTCAGTGGACTGAGAGGAGCTGCCGACAA GTCTCTCACGTCTTCACTGACTTTGGCAAGGGCATCCGCTATGTGTCCTTTGAGCAGTATGGAAGAGACACTCGTTCCTGGGTGGGACACTATGGTGCCCTCGTGACCCACTCCACTGTGCGGGTCAGGATCCGTCTGTCCTAG
- the Sars2 gene encoding serine--tRNA ligase, mitochondrial isoform X1, giving the protein MAASMARLLWPFLARQGLRFRGRCVCNQNPRRSFATEKRVRNLLYEHAREGYSELPYLDMESVCACPEKAARSLELRKGELRPADLPAIISTWQELRQLREQIQSLEAEKEAVAEAVRALLAKQDSNQVQKDPQYQGLRTRGREIRKQLTPLYPRETQLEEEFYQQALRLPNQTHPDTPVGDESQARVLRVVGDKPAFSFQPRGHLEIGEKLDIIRQKRLSHVSGHRSYYLRGAGALLQHGLVNFTLSKLVSRGFTPMTVPDLLRGAVFEGCGMTPNANPSQIYNIDPSRFEDLNLAGTAEVGLAGYFMDHAVASRDLPVRMVCASTCYRAETDTGKEPWGLYRVHHFAKVEMFGVTGPGLEQSSQLLEEFLSLQVEILTELGLHFRVLDMPTQELGLPAYRKFDIEAWMPGRGRYGEVTSASNCTDFQSRRLYIMFETETGELQFAHTVNATACAVPRVLIALLESNQQKRVPILHHAVPCTHLYSVAAAASAPAAGIAAGGCFLSSPDTETLQRGEQSPSLPSPSR; this is encoded by the exons ATGGCTGCGTCCATGGCACGGCTCTTGTGGCCTTTCCTGGCTCGCCAGGGGCTCCGGTTCCGAGGACGCTGCGTGTGCAACCAGAACCCAAGGAGGAGTTTCGCTACAGAAAAACGAGTTCGGAACCTCCTGTACGAACACGCACGCGAGGGGTACAGCGAGCTTCCTTACTTAGACATGGAGTCGGTGTGCGCATGCCCAGAAAAGGCCGCGCGCTCCCTGGAGCTCCGCAAGGGGGAGCTGCGGCCGGCCGACCTGCCTGCGATT atCTCCACGTGGCAGGAGTTGAGGCAGCTTCGGGAGCAGATCCAGAgcctggaggcagagaaggaggctGTGGCAGAGGCAGTGCGGGCCCTGCTG GCAAAGCAAGACAGCAACCAAGTGCAGAAG GACCCCCAATATCAGGGCCTTCGGACCCGTGGCCGGGAAATCCGGAAGCAGCTCACACCCTTGTACCCCAGAGAGACCCAGCTGGAGGAAGAGTTCTACCAGCAGGCACTGAGGCTGCCCAACCAGACCCACCCGGACACG CCTGTTGGGGATGAGAGCCAGGCTAGAGTGCTCCGTGTGGTGGGTGACAAGCCGG CTTTCTCCTTCCAACCCCGAGGCCACCTGGAAATTGGCGAGAAACTGGACATCATTCGACAGAA gCGCCTGTCTCACGTGTCTGGCCACCGGTCTTATTACCTGCGCGGGGCTGGAGCCCTCTTACAGCACGGCCTGGTCAACTTTACCCTCAGCAAGCTTGTCAGCAGG GGCTTCACACCCATGACGGTTCCAGACCTTCTGAGAGGAGCTGTGTTT GAAGGCTGTGGAATGACACCAAATGCCAACCCATCCCAGATTTACAATATTGACCCCTCCCGCTTCGAAGACCTCAACCTGGCTGGGACAGCAGAGGTGGGGCTGGCAG GATACTTCATGGACCACGCAGTGGCTTCCAGGGACCTTCCAGTCAG GATGGTCTGTGCCAGCACCTGCTACCGGGCAGAGACAGACACCGGGAAGGAGCCTTGGGGGCTGTACCGAGTCCATCACTTCGCTAAG GTGGAGATGTTTGGGGTGACAGGCCCTGGGCTGGAGCAGAGCTCGCAGCTGCTGGAGGAGTTCCTGTCTCTGCAGGTGGAGATCTTGACAGAGCTGGGCTTGCACTTCCG GGTGCTGGACATGCCCACCCAGGAACTGGGCCTTCCTGCTTACCGCAAGTTCGACATTGAGGCCTGGATGCCTGGCCGAGGCCGCTATGGGGAG GTCACCAGCGCCTCCAACTGCACAGACTTCCAGAGCCGCCGTCTGTACATCATGTTTGAGACAGAGACTGGGGAGCTGCAGTTCGCACACACG GTGAATGCCACCGCTTGTGCTGTTCCCCGAGTCCTCATTGCCCTCCTGGAGAGCAACCAGCAAAAG AGAGTCCCGATTCTCCACCATGCTGTTCCGTGCACCCACCTCTACAGcgttgctgctgctgcctctgccccCGCTGCTGGCATTGCTGCTGGGGGCTG cttcctcagctcccctgacACCGAGACCCTCCAAAGAGGTGAGCAGAGCCCTTCCTTGCCCTCTCCATCCCGCTGA
- the Fbxo17 gene encoding F-box only protein 17 isoform X4, which translates to MGAQPSRRRMTEAQHMALAELPPELLLQVLSHVPPRALVTRCRPVCRAWRDLVDGPSVWLLQLARDRSAEGRALYALAQSCPADRNGHDDFPLCALARFCLLAPLGRNLIYNSCGEQGFRGWEVEHGGNGWAVEKNLTMVPGAPSQTCFVTSFEWCFKRQLVDLVKEGVWQELLDSAQIEIYIADWHCAHKPTECGHSTQSQPESLVDCQGF; encoded by the exons ATGGGAGCCCAGCCCTCGCGACGGCGGATGACCGAAGCTCAGCACATGGCTTTGGCCGAGCTGCCCCCGGAGTTGCTGCTGCAGGTGCTGAGCCATGTGCCTCCTCGCGCGTTAGTGACCCGCTGCCGGCCGGTGTGCCGCGCCTGGCGCGACCTAGTAGATGGCCCAAGCGTATGGCTGCTGCAACTGGCTCGCGACCGCAGCGCGGAGGGCAGAGCCCTCTACGCCTTGGCCCAGAGCTGCCCGGCCGACCGCAACGGCCACGACGACTTCCCACTCTGTGCTCTGGCCCGCTTCTGCCTGCTAGCGCCGCTTGGCCGCAACCTCATCTACAACTCCTGCGGAGAAC AGGGCTTCAGAGGTTGGGAAGTGGAACATGGCGGGAACGGCTGGGCTGTGGAAAAGAATCTGACGATGGTGCCAGGGGCTCCTTCTCAAACCTGCTTCGTGACTTCTTTTGA GTGGTGCTTCAAGAGGCAGCTTGTAGACCTGGTGAAGGAAGGAGTGTGGCAGGAGCTGCTGGACAGTGCCCAGATTGAGATCTACATAGCTGACTG GCATTGTGCACACAAGCCCACTGAATGTGGTCATTCCACTCAGAGCCAACCTGAAAGTCTTGTGGATTGTCAAGGCTTCTAA
- the Fbxo17 gene encoding F-box only protein 17 isoform X7, whose translation MGMVVCDAPSTIHLIPKSKLSRMVIMRGSVEVVLERSQPQHLPPRWCFKRQLVDLVKEGVWQELLDSAQIEIYIADWWGARENCGCIYRLRVRLLDEHENEVVKFSASPNPVLQWTERSCRQVSHVFTDFGKGIRYVSFEQYGRDTRSWVGHYGALVTHSTVRVRIRLS comes from the exons ATGGGAATGGTTGTTTGCGATgcaccatccaccatccaccttattccaaaaagcaagctgagcaggaTGGTGATCATGAGGGGCTCTGTGGAGGTAGTTTTAGAACGGTCTCAGCCCCAGCATCTCCCTCCCAGGTGGTGCTTCAAGAGGCAGCTTGTAGACCTGGTGAAGGAAGGAGTGTGGCAGGAGCTGCTGGACAGTGCCCAGATTGAGATCTACATAGCTGACTG GTGGGGCGCCCGTGAGAACTGCGGCTGCATCTACAGGCTTCGGGTCCGCCTACTGGACGAACATGAAAACGAAGTGGTCAAGTTCTCTGCCTCACCCAACCCAGTCCTTCAGTGGACTGAGAGGAGCTGCCGACAA GTCTCTCACGTCTTCACTGACTTTGGCAAGGGCATCCGCTATGTGTCCTTTGAGCAGTATGGAAGAGACACTCGTTCCTGGGTGGGACACTATGGTGCCCTCGTGACCCACTCCACTGTGCGGGTCAGGATCCGTCTGTCCTAG
- the Sars2 gene encoding serine--tRNA ligase, mitochondrial codes for MAASMARLLWPFLARQGLRFRGRCVCNQNPRRSFATEKRVRNLLYEHAREGYSELPYLDMESVCACPEKAARSLELRKGELRPADLPAIISTWQELRQLREQIQSLEAEKEAVAEAVRALLAKQDSNQVQKDPQYQGLRTRGREIRKQLTPLYPRETQLEEEFYQQALRLPNQTHPDTPVGDESQARVLRVVGDKPAFSFQPRGHLEIGEKLDIIRQKRLSHVSGHRSYYLRGAGALLQHGLVNFTLSKLVSRGFTPMTVPDLLRGAVFEGCGMTPNANPSQIYNIDPSRFEDLNLAGTAEVGLAGYFMDHAVASRDLPVRMVCASTCYRAETDTGKEPWGLYRVHHFAKVEMFGVTGPGLEQSSQLLEEFLSLQVEILTELGLHFRVLDMPTQELGLPAYRKFDIEAWMPGRGRYGEVTSASNCTDFQSRRLYIMFETETGELQFAHTVNATACAVPRVLIALLESNQQKDGSVLVPAALQPYLGTDRITAPTHVPLQYIGPNQPQKPRLPGQSAAR; via the exons ATGGCTGCGTCCATGGCACGGCTCTTGTGGCCTTTCCTGGCTCGCCAGGGGCTCCGGTTCCGAGGACGCTGCGTGTGCAACCAGAACCCAAGGAGGAGTTTCGCTACAGAAAAACGAGTTCGGAACCTCCTGTACGAACACGCACGCGAGGGGTACAGCGAGCTTCCTTACTTAGACATGGAGTCGGTGTGCGCATGCCCAGAAAAGGCCGCGCGCTCCCTGGAGCTCCGCAAGGGGGAGCTGCGGCCGGCCGACCTGCCTGCGATT atCTCCACGTGGCAGGAGTTGAGGCAGCTTCGGGAGCAGATCCAGAgcctggaggcagagaaggaggctGTGGCAGAGGCAGTGCGGGCCCTGCTG GCAAAGCAAGACAGCAACCAAGTGCAGAAG GACCCCCAATATCAGGGCCTTCGGACCCGTGGCCGGGAAATCCGGAAGCAGCTCACACCCTTGTACCCCAGAGAGACCCAGCTGGAGGAAGAGTTCTACCAGCAGGCACTGAGGCTGCCCAACCAGACCCACCCGGACACG CCTGTTGGGGATGAGAGCCAGGCTAGAGTGCTCCGTGTGGTGGGTGACAAGCCGG CTTTCTCCTTCCAACCCCGAGGCCACCTGGAAATTGGCGAGAAACTGGACATCATTCGACAGAA gCGCCTGTCTCACGTGTCTGGCCACCGGTCTTATTACCTGCGCGGGGCTGGAGCCCTCTTACAGCACGGCCTGGTCAACTTTACCCTCAGCAAGCTTGTCAGCAGG GGCTTCACACCCATGACGGTTCCAGACCTTCTGAGAGGAGCTGTGTTT GAAGGCTGTGGAATGACACCAAATGCCAACCCATCCCAGATTTACAATATTGACCCCTCCCGCTTCGAAGACCTCAACCTGGCTGGGACAGCAGAGGTGGGGCTGGCAG GATACTTCATGGACCACGCAGTGGCTTCCAGGGACCTTCCAGTCAG GATGGTCTGTGCCAGCACCTGCTACCGGGCAGAGACAGACACCGGGAAGGAGCCTTGGGGGCTGTACCGAGTCCATCACTTCGCTAAG GTGGAGATGTTTGGGGTGACAGGCCCTGGGCTGGAGCAGAGCTCGCAGCTGCTGGAGGAGTTCCTGTCTCTGCAGGTGGAGATCTTGACAGAGCTGGGCTTGCACTTCCG GGTGCTGGACATGCCCACCCAGGAACTGGGCCTTCCTGCTTACCGCAAGTTCGACATTGAGGCCTGGATGCCTGGCCGAGGCCGCTATGGGGAG GTCACCAGCGCCTCCAACTGCACAGACTTCCAGAGCCGCCGTCTGTACATCATGTTTGAGACAGAGACTGGGGAGCTGCAGTTCGCACACACG GTGAATGCCACCGCTTGTGCTGTTCCCCGAGTCCTCATTGCCCTCCTGGAGAGCAACCAGCAAAAG GATGGTTCAGTCCTCGTACCTGCCGCTCTCCAGCCCTACCTAGGCACTGACCGGATCACAGCCCCCACCCACGTGCCTCTCCAGTACATTGGCCCCAATCAGCCCCAGAAGCCCAGGCTCCCCGGCCAGTCTGCTGCCAGATGA
- the Sars2 gene encoding serine--tRNA ligase, mitochondrial isoform X2: MAASMARLLWPFLARQGLRFRGRCVCNQNPRRSFATEKRVRNLLYEHAREGYSELPYLDMESVCACPEKAARSLELRKGELRPADLPAIISTWQELRQLREQIQSLEAEKEAVAEAVRALLAKQDSNQVQKDPQYQGLRTRGREIRKQLTPLYPRETQLEEEFYQQALRLPNQTHPDTPVGDESQARVLRVVGDKPAFSFQPRGHLEIGEKLDIIRQKRLSHVSGHRSYYLRGAGALLQHGLVNFTLSKLVSRGFTPMTVPDLLRGAVFAVE; this comes from the exons ATGGCTGCGTCCATGGCACGGCTCTTGTGGCCTTTCCTGGCTCGCCAGGGGCTCCGGTTCCGAGGACGCTGCGTGTGCAACCAGAACCCAAGGAGGAGTTTCGCTACAGAAAAACGAGTTCGGAACCTCCTGTACGAACACGCACGCGAGGGGTACAGCGAGCTTCCTTACTTAGACATGGAGTCGGTGTGCGCATGCCCAGAAAAGGCCGCGCGCTCCCTGGAGCTCCGCAAGGGGGAGCTGCGGCCGGCCGACCTGCCTGCGATT atCTCCACGTGGCAGGAGTTGAGGCAGCTTCGGGAGCAGATCCAGAgcctggaggcagagaaggaggctGTGGCAGAGGCAGTGCGGGCCCTGCTG GCAAAGCAAGACAGCAACCAAGTGCAGAAG GACCCCCAATATCAGGGCCTTCGGACCCGTGGCCGGGAAATCCGGAAGCAGCTCACACCCTTGTACCCCAGAGAGACCCAGCTGGAGGAAGAGTTCTACCAGCAGGCACTGAGGCTGCCCAACCAGACCCACCCGGACACG CCTGTTGGGGATGAGAGCCAGGCTAGAGTGCTCCGTGTGGTGGGTGACAAGCCGG CTTTCTCCTTCCAACCCCGAGGCCACCTGGAAATTGGCGAGAAACTGGACATCATTCGACAGAA gCGCCTGTCTCACGTGTCTGGCCACCGGTCTTATTACCTGCGCGGGGCTGGAGCCCTCTTACAGCACGGCCTGGTCAACTTTACCCTCAGCAAGCTTGTCAGCAGG GGCTTCACACCCATGACGGTTCCAGACCTTCTGAGAGGAGCTGTGTTT GCTGTGGAATGA
- the Fbxo17 gene encoding F-box only protein 17 isoform X5: MGAQPSRRRMTEAQHMALAELPPELLLQVLSHVPPRALVTRCRPVCRAWRDLVDGPSVWLLQLARDRSAEGRALYALAQSCPADRNGHDDFPLCALARFCLLAPLGRNLIYNSCGEQGFRGWEVEHGGNGWAVEKNLTMVPGAPSQTCFVTSFESLTSSLTLARASAMCPLSSMEETLVPGWDTMVPS; the protein is encoded by the exons ATGGGAGCCCAGCCCTCGCGACGGCGGATGACCGAAGCTCAGCACATGGCTTTGGCCGAGCTGCCCCCGGAGTTGCTGCTGCAGGTGCTGAGCCATGTGCCTCCTCGCGCGTTAGTGACCCGCTGCCGGCCGGTGTGCCGCGCCTGGCGCGACCTAGTAGATGGCCCAAGCGTATGGCTGCTGCAACTGGCTCGCGACCGCAGCGCGGAGGGCAGAGCCCTCTACGCCTTGGCCCAGAGCTGCCCGGCCGACCGCAACGGCCACGACGACTTCCCACTCTGTGCTCTGGCCCGCTTCTGCCTGCTAGCGCCGCTTGGCCGCAACCTCATCTACAACTCCTGCGGAGAAC AGGGCTTCAGAGGTTGGGAAGTGGAACATGGCGGGAACGGCTGGGCTGTGGAAAAGAATCTGACGATGGTGCCAGGGGCTCCTTCTCAAACCTGCTTCGTGACTTCTTTTGA GTCTCTCACGTCTTCACTGACTTTGGCAAGGGCATCCGCTATGTGTCCTTTGAGCAGTATGGAAGAGACACTCGTTCCTGGGTGGGACACTATGGTGCCCTCGTGA
- the Fbxo17 gene encoding F-box only protein 17 isoform X8, with amino-acid sequence MVPGAPSQTCFVTSFEWCFKRQLVDLVKEGVWQELLDSAQIEIYIADWWGARENCGCIYRLRVRLLDEHENEVVKFSASPNPVLQWTERSCRQVSHVFTDFGKGIRYVSFEQYGRDTRSWVGHYGALVTHSTVRVRIRLS; translated from the exons ATGGTGCCAGGGGCTCCTTCTCAAACCTGCTTCGTGACTTCTTTTGA GTGGTGCTTCAAGAGGCAGCTTGTAGACCTGGTGAAGGAAGGAGTGTGGCAGGAGCTGCTGGACAGTGCCCAGATTGAGATCTACATAGCTGACTG GTGGGGCGCCCGTGAGAACTGCGGCTGCATCTACAGGCTTCGGGTCCGCCTACTGGACGAACATGAAAACGAAGTGGTCAAGTTCTCTGCCTCACCCAACCCAGTCCTTCAGTGGACTGAGAGGAGCTGCCGACAA GTCTCTCACGTCTTCACTGACTTTGGCAAGGGCATCCGCTATGTGTCCTTTGAGCAGTATGGAAGAGACACTCGTTCCTGGGTGGGACACTATGGTGCCCTCGTGACCCACTCCACTGTGCGGGTCAGGATCCGTCTGTCCTAG